A stretch of DNA from Flavobacteriaceae bacterium MAR_2009_75:
CTTAATCCATTTACATTCCATTTCGGAAACTTTAATGAATCATGGTTTTTCTCCATAGGTTGAATCGAATCTTTACGGAGCGTCCAATTTGTTACCCGATGCCTGGCGGCATTCATTCCCGTCATTAAGCTAACTCTTGTTGGAGAACAGACGGGTGTGGCATAGGCTTGAGTAAACTTCATGCCCTGTGCCGCCAACTTTTCCATATTTGGGGTATGGTAACGGTCGTTGAAAGGTGTGCGCTCAGAATAAAAAGGTACCGAAGTATCTTGCCAGCCCATATCGTCTACTAAAAACAAGACAATATTGGGCGGCACCTCTTCAACTTCTTCCGATTCACAGGAACTTAAAAGCATTGCTATCGCACCAAGTAATATAAATTTATACATAATCTATTCGTCTTATTTTGATAGAACGACTTCTCTTTGCTGCCAAGTTTTACCTTGGAGGTTTAAATCTGAATTTTCTTGTTTTTTACCTGGTGTACTTCTACCATTATCGACATAAGACACCAACAAAGATTTTAGTTCTTCAACCTTTTCAGGATGCTGGGCATATAAATTCTGCTTTTCTTCCGGGTCGGCAGATAAATCATAAAGTTGCACTGGAGAGAGCTTTTCTATGCCCTCTGAATTGGGTTTGGGGGTACTCCAACCTCCAGAACCCGGGCAAAGAATCAATTTGAATTCATCTTTTCGAATCGCGAAACTTCCGTTTATTGAATGGTGAACCGTAGCCTCTCTGAGATATTCGGTTTCCCCACGATTCAAGAATAAAGGCAGCATCGAAAAACTGTCTTCACCTTCATTGTCATTTAACCGTATTCCTGCAATATCGGCAGCAGTGGCCATAAAATCGGTAGTGCATATAGTTTTGTCAGAAACTGAACTCGCTTCTATTTCCCTCGGCCATTTGACTATAAATGGCACCCGATGGCCCCCTTCGTAAATATCGGCTTTGTGGCCACGATACCCACCGCTCGGGTGATGTTTTTTTTCCGCTAATAATTCGAAATTTGCCTGTGGAGAGCACCCATTATCACTAGTGAAAATTACTATAGTATTTTCCGCTAGGCCTTCTTTTTCAATAGTGGAAACCAATTGTCCAACATAATCATCAACCATCATTACAAAATCGGCATAGGGGTTCAAATCACTTTTACCCAACCATTCTTTAATGGGTAGAATTGGAGTGTGTGGCGACGGTAATGCCAAATACAGAAAGAATGATTTATCTTCTTTTGACCGGTCTTCAACATAATCGATTGCCTTTCTGAAAAAATTCGGGGTAACATCATCGTGTACAAAATCAGCCGCCGTAGGCCCTTCTCGCCACCAGGTATATTTTCCTTTATCAACGGTAATCGTATCTACGGCAGCTGTAACCTTACCATTTTCGACATATACATAAGGCGCCATGTCCAAAGAGCCAGAATGTCCATAAGAATAATCAAAACCCAAGTCTTGAGGCCCATTGGTAATCGGTTTTGTGAAGTCAAGATTGTCAAAATCACTAGCATCCCAACCTTCACCCTCAATTAGGGTACTATCTTTTACGGCCCAATCCCAACCGAGATGCCACTTTCCAATAAATGCCGTATGATAATCCGCCTTTTTCAAGACCGAGGCGACTGTACTTCTTTCCGTTGGAATTAAGGCTTTCGATTTTCCTGTGAGCACTCCACTTTTTAACGGACTTCGCCAATTATAGCGCCCTGTTAATATACCATACCTGGTCGGTGTACAGACCGCTGAAGAAGTATGGGCATCGGTGAATTTCATTCCATTTGCCGCTAACTTATCAATATGCGGGGTCGGTATTTTACCTTTGGTGTTGAATGCGGCAATATCACCGTAACCAAGGTCATCGGTAAGTATGTAAATAATGTTCGGTGATTTCTCAACAATTTCAGCCGGTTCTTCTTTCTGTTCTTTGCAGGATATGAAAATAGTCGAGAAAAGAATGAAGTAAATTTTGAGTTGGTGGGTTAACATTGGTTTCGGCTTTTGGTTTGTATACCATTTAAATGGGCACTGGTTAAAAATACATAATCGACGGTATTTCTTTGACAAACCAATGACTATTTTTGCAATAGAAGAACTTTAAACTAAATTTAAGTTCTAAGAAAAATAATTCAACTATTGTACTGCATCGTTGACATAGAAACCACCGGAAATAGCATCAAAGGAAATAAGATTACCGAAATATCTATTTTTAAATATGACGGTTATGAAATTGTTGATGAATTTACGTCGTTGGTCAATCCACATTGTGAAATACCTTATTTCATTACCCGGTTGACAGGAATCGATAATGAGATGGTTCGTGATGCCCCCTCCATTGATGAAATCGCCCCTGAGATTTTGCGCATCACCGAGGGTACTATTTTCGTGGCTCATAGTGTCAACTTTGATTACAACATCATTAAAAATGAATTAAAAGAAATCGGCAACGAGTTTATCAGAAAGAAATTATGTACCGTTCGGCTCTCACGAAAATTGTTGCCCGGTTATCATTCCTATAGTCTAGGCAAACTCTGCTCTTCGTTAGAAATTCCGTTGACCGATAGACACAGGGCCCGAGGCGATGCCCATGCCACTACCCTGCTGTTTCAAAAATTATTGCGAACAGATGGTGCCGAGCAAGTTTTCAAGACTTTTTTGAACGCACGCTCTCAAGAGGCTACATTGCCTGCCGCATTGCCCCGTGATGCTTTTGAACGGTTGCCCAATAAACCGGGGGTATATTATTTTAAGAATAACAAAGGCAAGATTATTTATGTGGGCAAAGCTGTGGATCTCAAAAAAAGAGTGCTTAGCCATTTTTATGATAAATCGAACAAAGAGGTTCGCATGTGTGCCGAAACGGCGGATATAGACTTTGAACTCTCTGGTAATGAACTTGTGGCTCTCTTGATGGAATCATCGGCAATTAAACATCATTATCCCGAGCATAACCGAGCACAAAAGCGAAAAATACAACCTTACGGCATTTTTAGTTATGAAGATCGCAAAGGCATTAAACATCTTGCTTATAATAAGCTGAAAATGGCCCCGAATGCATTCTCGGTTTTATATAGCCCGACCACTTGCAGATTGTTTTTGGAAGAAATTTGCAAAGTCTATCGACTTTGCCCCAAATACTGCCATCTACAGGATAATGTAAAAACCTGTTCGCATTATAGAATCAATGGGTGTGACGGTATTTGTGATGGTTCTGAAGATATTGGGCGCTACAATGCCAAAGTTATCGAAGCCATTGAACAGGTCAATTCTGAAAGGGAAAATTTTATTATTCGTGAAAAGGGAAGACAACTTGGTGAAGAAGCCTTTATAATGGTTAAAAACAATGCGTACATAGGCTACGGATTTATCGAAAAGGAAGTAACAATCAACAACCAAGAAGATCTTAACGCTTATTTGGTTGCTCAACCGAACACTCTTGAAACCGAAAGTATTATTCGATCATATGTTAGTAAGAATTCAAGAAAAGTTATCAATTTGAAAGAGGAAATTTGGGAAGTTTAATCGTTATTTTTTCATCTGCCTGTACATTCTTATCACAAGAAACATCCACACTACAAAAATGAAGCCTACTAAAACTGAGTATAGAAGAAGGTAATCCATCACTTTTGGTATATGAGATATTTCATTAGAATAAAACTGGTCGGTTAAAATGCTTTATATAGAATCTTGAAATTTGATGTCATCAGAAAAGATGCCTTACAAATTATAATTGAACAAGAAACTTAAGCATCATTGTAAATAACAGAATACCAATATATTTAGGAGAACCAAAATATATATCGTCTTAAATTTCCTACTTAAGATAATAAAATATTTCTTAAAATAAGATGATTTATTGTGTTTTCCTTAACATAAGCGAAATTGTCAATAAAATGCTTCTTGAAGTGCTTCATTCGCAAAATAAATTGACTTATTAAGTATTATTTCAAACACGTAAATACTTCAATCTTAATTTTTTACGCAGAAAATGAAATATATCTTTTAATTTAAACCCTAGCTGATACAAATAGTTAAGATAAAATGTCTTCTATGAGCACATTTTGAAATTATAATGTAGTCGGACAGACATAATCGGTGACCGTTACACCTGATGATTTTAGAGAAGCAAAACCGCCATCTATATCAAATAAATTATGAATACCTCTACTTTTAAGAATTGAGGCTGCTATTACTGATCGATACCCCCCGGCGCAATGCACATAAAAATCTTTATTTCTAGGGAACTCACTCATATAATTATTCAGGAAATCTAGGGGAGTATTAGTAGCTGTTTTTACATGCTCTGAAAGGTATTCGCTTTCTTTTCGAACGTCGAATACGGGTACAGAGTCATTCTCGATTCTCTTCTTTACCTCATCAGCTGATAGTGTAGTTATCGTATCAAAATCTTTCCCCGCTTCTTTCCAAGCTTCAAAACCACCTTTTAAATATCCTATGGTACCATCAAAACCAACTCTTGACAAGCGGGTAACCGCTTCTTCTTCTTTTCCTTTTGGGCAAACTAATAAAAGTGGTTGTTGGGTATCGGCAATAAGTGCACCTACCCAAGGGGCAAAATCGCCATTCAAGCCAATAAAGATGGATCGGGGCACATGCCCTTCAATAAAATCTTTTTGATGTCTTACGTCTAGAACTATAGCGCCCGTTTCATTAGCTATATTTTCAAAAGATTTGGGGTCTAAAGCCGTAGTTCCGCGAGTCAGAACATCACCAATATCTTCATAGCCCTCTTTGTTCATTTTTACGTTCAACGGAAAATATTTTGGTGGCGGCAAAAGCCCTTTAGTTACTTCAGCAACAAACTCTTCTTTGGTCATATCGGCACGTAAAGCATAATTCATCTTCTTCTGATTGCCTAAGGTATCTACCGTTTCTTTCATCATATTCTTACCACAAGCCGACCCTGCACCATGCGCCGGGTAAACCACCACTTCATCAGCTAAAGGCATTATTTTATTTCGAAGACTATCGTACAAAATGCCTGCAAGTTCATCTTGGGTCATATCGGCAGCTTTCTGCGCTAAATCGGGGCGCCCCACATCTCCTAAGAACAAAGTATCGCCAGAAAATATGGCATGGTCTTTTCCTGATGCATCACGTAAGAGATACGTGGTACTCTCCATAGTATGACCTGGAGTGTGAAGCACATGAATGGTAATTTCACCCAGTTGAAAAACCTGCCCATCTTCTGCAATAATTGCATCAAAAGAGGGATTTGCATTGGGACCGTAGACAATAGGTGCACCCGTCTCTTTTGACAATGTTACATGACCACTTACGAAATCTGCATGAAAATGTGTTTCAAAAATAAACTTGATCTTTGCCTCATCAGCCTTTGCCCGTTTTATATAAGGCTCAATTTCACGCAAAGGATCGATAATCGCTACCTCTCCTTTACTTTCAATATAATAAGCCCCCTGTGCTAGGCACCCTGTATAAATCTGTTCTATTTTCATGGCAATTTTATTTATTCTTTAATACTATTCTCACTTACAAAAGTACCACTACCCTCTAGATTTTAATGTAACCTAGGTTACCGCTTTCTCAAATTCTGATAAGCGATTCTTTCACTGATTGCAGATGGTATTTCGGTCTGGTCGAAATAAAAAACAGCTTCTTTTGTTCGCACGAACAAATGTTGCTTGGTAAGTACATCTATTATGCCGCTAGTAAAAATGATATCTCTTGTTGGGCCAATAGCACCAGCTATATAGAACTGCAAACCTCGGCCATGAAGATCATCAATAACCCTTATCAACATTTGAGCAGCACTTGAGTCGATATAGTTAATGGCCTCGGCATTTAAAATGATGCCCTTCAGTGAACTGCCTTTAAGATCAATATATTTATATAGCTGCTTTTTAAAAAAGTTTTTATTACCGAAATAGAGTTGCGAATCAAATCTGACAATGAGTAAATCTTCACGAAGTTCTACTTCATTACTAAATCGATCTTTATTCTTATAGTAGTCAGAACCTTCAATTTTTCCTAGAATGGCGAAATGGGGTTTTGAACTTTTATAGACCATAATCAAAAGAGATAAGAGCACACCTATCAAAATACCTTGTGTAATGCCTATAAATAAAGTAATCAGAAATGTAATCACTAAAATCGCCAACTCATCTTTGCGATATGACCATAAGTTTTTTGGGTATTCGATATCAATCAAACCCACAACGGAAACCATAATTATACTAGCCAAGACCGCATTGGGCAAATAATAAAATAAAGGTGTCAAGTACAACAATGTTACCACAACCATCATCACACTAAAAAGTAATGCAACCGTCGTTTTGGCTCCCGAAGACCCGTTTATTGCCGAACGGGAAAAGCTTCCGGTAATAGGGTATGATTGAAACAATGAGCCCAATAGATTTGAAGCACCAATAGCTATCAATTCTTGATTCGCCACCACAGTTTCCTCCCCGTTCTTTTCTTCAAGGGACTTACCTATCGAAATGGCCTCTAAGTATCCGATCAAAGCCAATGTAAAGGCTATCGGTGCAATTTCAAGCAAATTATTAATGGCTAAGTTAGGTAGATCAAAATGGGGTAAACCTGTAGGTATACTGCCTACAATTTTAACTCCGTACGATTGTAAATTGAACAGATATACCGCTAGAATACCCACAATTACTACAACCAGAACAGCTGGTATTTTACGATTCAACCGTTTAAAGAGTATAATAAAAAATATACCGACCAAGCCTATAAGCAAATCAACAGTATTGGTTTCCGGTAGTTTTATAGCTGCATTATATATCATCTCATGGAAACGGTTGCTTTTCTCGATTGTGGCTCCTAACAAATGTTTTAACTGGCTAAAAATAATAATCAGTGCCGCTGCAGATGTAAACCCACTTATCACCGGTTTAGATAGAAAGTTGACCAAAAAACCCATGCGTAGAACGCCCAATGCAATTTGTATTGCGCCGACCATAAATGCCAGCAGTACCGCCATGGCTACGTAGTTCTCTCCTCCAGTAGCTAGAAAGGGCACCAGCCCAGCTGCCACCAAAAGAGAATCCATCGCAACGGGACCAACTGCCATTTGTCTCGAAGTACCCAAAAAAGCATAAGCAACTATTGGAACCAATGAAGCATATAGGCCATATACAGGAGGTAAACCTGCAATCATGGCATAAGCCATACCTTGAGGAATCAAAATGATACCAACGGTGAGACCTGCCAAAATATCTTTTGTGAACCAACTTTTATTATAAGCCGGCAACCATTGCAAAAACGGAAAGAAGTTTCGCATGAGACAAAGGTAAAACAAATTGCAGCCCTATATGTGACTTGGGTTACATGTTCGCTGGTTGCGATTCTAAAGATTATTTAGAGGACCAATACTTTAATCTGATTTCTGTGCATCTCTATTTTGTCTTCATTTTCAAGCTTTTTCAACAACCGCGAAATCACCACTCGAGACGTATTAAGATCGTAAGCTATCTCTTGGTGCGTTGTTTGTATAACTTCATCGTGATTGACTTTGGCCTTATCTTGAAGATGCTTGAGCAAACGTCCATCCATCCGCATAAAAGCCAAGGTGTCAACGGTCTCCAGTAGTTCCATCATTCTGGTATGGTAACTGTCTAAAATAAACTGTCGCCATGATTGATATTTGGCCATCCATACTTCCATCTGGCTTACCGGAATCATCAAAAGCTCAGTATCACTTTCGGCTACCGCCCTTATTTC
This window harbors:
- a CDS encoding arylsulfatase A-like enzyme, translated to MLTHQLKIYFILFSTIFISCKEQKEEPAEIVEKSPNIIYILTDDLGYGDIAAFNTKGKIPTPHIDKLAANGMKFTDAHTSSAVCTPTRYGILTGRYNWRSPLKSGVLTGKSKALIPTERSTVASVLKKADYHTAFIGKWHLGWDWAVKDSTLIEGEGWDASDFDNLDFTKPITNGPQDLGFDYSYGHSGSLDMAPYVYVENGKVTAAVDTITVDKGKYTWWREGPTAADFVHDDVTPNFFRKAIDYVEDRSKEDKSFFLYLALPSPHTPILPIKEWLGKSDLNPYADFVMMVDDYVGQLVSTIEKEGLAENTIVIFTSDNGCSPQANFELLAEKKHHPSGGYRGHKADIYEGGHRVPFIVKWPREIEASSVSDKTICTTDFMATAADIAGIRLNDNEGEDSFSMLPLFLNRGETEYLREATVHHSINGSFAIRKDEFKLILCPGSGGWSTPKPNSEGIEKLSPVQLYDLSADPEEKQNLYAQHPEKVEELKSLLVSYVDNGRSTPGKKQENSDLNLQGKTWQQREVVLSK
- a CDS encoding DNA polymerase-3 subunit epsilon produces the protein MYCIVDIETTGNSIKGNKITEISIFKYDGYEIVDEFTSLVNPHCEIPYFITRLTGIDNEMVRDAPSIDEIAPEILRITEGTIFVAHSVNFDYNIIKNELKEIGNEFIRKKLCTVRLSRKLLPGYHSYSLGKLCSSLEIPLTDRHRARGDAHATTLLFQKLLRTDGAEQVFKTFLNARSQEATLPAALPRDAFERLPNKPGVYYFKNNKGKIIYVGKAVDLKKRVLSHFYDKSNKEVRMCAETADIDFELSGNELVALLMESSAIKHHYPEHNRAQKRKIQPYGIFSYEDRKGIKHLAYNKLKMAPNAFSVLYSPTTCRLFLEEICKVYRLCPKYCHLQDNVKTCSHYRINGCDGICDGSEDIGRYNAKVIEAIEQVNSERENFIIREKGRQLGEEAFIMVKNNAYIGYGFIEKEVTINNQEDLNAYLVAQPNTLETESIIRSYVSKNSRKVINLKEEIWEV
- a CDS encoding glyoxylase-like metal-dependent hydrolase (beta-lactamase superfamily II), translating into MKIEQIYTGCLAQGAYYIESKGEVAIIDPLREIEPYIKRAKADEAKIKFIFETHFHADFVSGHVTLSKETGAPIVYGPNANPSFDAIIAEDGQVFQLGEITIHVLHTPGHTMESTTYLLRDASGKDHAIFSGDTLFLGDVGRPDLAQKAADMTQDELAGILYDSLRNKIMPLADEVVVYPAHGAGSACGKNMMKETVDTLGNQKKMNYALRADMTKEEFVAEVTKGLLPPPKYFPLNVKMNKEGYEDIGDVLTRGTTALDPKSFENIANETGAIVLDVRHQKDFIEGHVPRSIFIGLNGDFAPWVGALIADTQQPLLLVCPKGKEEEAVTRLSRVGFDGTIGYLKGGFEAWKEAGKDFDTITTLSADEVKKRIENDSVPVFDVRKESEYLSEHVKTATNTPLDFLNNYMSEFPRNKDFYVHCAGGYRSVIAASILKSRGIHNLFDIDGGFASLKSSGVTVTDYVCPTTL
- a CDS encoding SulP family sulfate permease; this encodes MRNFFPFLQWLPAYNKSWFTKDILAGLTVGIILIPQGMAYAMIAGLPPVYGLYASLVPIVAYAFLGTSRQMAVGPVAMDSLLVAAGLVPFLATGGENYVAMAVLLAFMVGAIQIALGVLRMGFLVNFLSKPVISGFTSAAALIIIFSQLKHLLGATIEKSNRFHEMIYNAAIKLPETNTVDLLIGLVGIFFIILFKRLNRKIPAVLVVVIVGILAVYLFNLQSYGVKIVGSIPTGLPHFDLPNLAINNLLEIAPIAFTLALIGYLEAISIGKSLEEKNGEETVVANQELIAIGASNLLGSLFQSYPITGSFSRSAINGSSGAKTTVALLFSVMMVVVTLLYLTPLFYYLPNAVLASIIMVSVVGLIDIEYPKNLWSYRKDELAILVITFLITLFIGITQGILIGVLLSLLIMVYKSSKPHFAILGKIEGSDYYKNKDRFSNEVELREDLLIVRFDSQLYFGNKNFFKKQLYKYIDLKGSSLKGIILNAEAINYIDSSAAQMLIRVIDDLHGRGLQFYIAGAIGPTRDIIFTSGIIDVLTKQHLFVRTKEAVFYFDQTEIPSAISERIAYQNLRKR
- a CDS encoding CRP/FNR family transcriptional regulator, which translates into the protein MNEKLNQHYGYLFEESLLSEIESVGLQKKIGQGTVIMDIGETLTHMPLLFEGAIKILREDDKGDELLLYFLEKGDTCAMTFSCCLGQHKSEIRAVAESDTELLMIPVSQMEVWMAKYQSWRQFILDSYHTRMMELLETVDTLAFMRMDGRLLKHLQDKAKVNHDEVIQTTHQEIAYDLNTSRVVISRLLKKLENEDKIEMHRNQIKVLVL